The Streptomyces sp. Mut1 genome window below encodes:
- a CDS encoding aldo/keto reductase — protein sequence MEQRHLGRTGLRVSRIGLGTLTWGRDTDEHDAAEQLKVFWEAGGTLVDTADVYGGGEAEYLLGRLMEGLVPRHDLVIATKAGSVADPYRRVDGSRGHLLAALDASLDRLGTDHVDLWQLHAFDPATPLEETLQAVDLAVSSGRARYAGVSGFCGWQLAKAATWQLAGAGARTRLASTQMEYSLLQRGVEREVLPAALDLGVGLLPSSPLGRGVLTGKYRTGTPADSRGASELLAPFVEPYLDEAASRVVDAVATAAEGLATTALQVALAWVRDRPGVAAPIVGARNAQQLTEALSVEALSLPYEICQALDDVSAPVHRYPDQDWSTL from the coding sequence ATGGAGCAGAGGCATCTCGGCCGCACCGGCCTACGAGTGTCCCGGATCGGGCTCGGCACCCTCACCTGGGGCCGGGACACCGACGAGCACGACGCTGCCGAGCAGCTGAAGGTGTTCTGGGAGGCGGGCGGCACCCTGGTCGACACCGCCGACGTGTACGGCGGCGGCGAGGCCGAATACCTGCTCGGGAGGCTCATGGAGGGCCTTGTCCCCCGGCACGACCTGGTCATCGCGACCAAGGCGGGCAGCGTCGCCGATCCCTACCGCAGGGTCGACGGCTCGCGCGGTCATCTGCTGGCCGCCCTCGACGCCTCGCTGGACCGGCTCGGCACGGACCACGTGGACCTGTGGCAGCTGCACGCCTTCGATCCGGCGACCCCGCTGGAGGAGACCCTCCAGGCCGTGGACCTGGCGGTGTCGTCGGGGCGGGCCCGCTACGCAGGCGTCTCCGGATTCTGCGGCTGGCAGCTGGCGAAGGCCGCGACCTGGCAGCTCGCCGGGGCCGGGGCGCGGACCCGGCTGGCCAGTACGCAGATGGAGTACTCGCTGCTCCAGCGGGGCGTGGAGCGCGAGGTGCTGCCGGCGGCGCTCGACCTCGGTGTCGGGCTGCTCCCCTCGTCGCCGCTGGGCCGGGGCGTGCTGACGGGGAAGTACCGCACCGGGACACCGGCCGACTCGCGCGGCGCGTCCGAGCTGCTGGCGCCCTTCGTGGAGCCGTATCTCGACGAAGCGGCGAGCCGCGTCGTGGACGCCGTGGCGACTGCGGCCGAGGGACTGGCCACGACGGCGCTCCAGGTGGCCCTCGCCTGGGTCAGGGACCGGCCCGGGGTCGCGGCGCCGATCGTCGGCGCGCGCAACGCGCAGCAGCTGACGGAGGCGTTGTCAGTGGAGGCGCTTAGTCTTCCCTACGAGATCTGCCAGGCGCTCGACGATGTGTCGGCGCCCGTGCACCGCTATCCCGACCAGGACTGGAGCACGCTGTGA
- a CDS encoding helix-hairpin-helix domain-containing protein, translating into MTALPRGESPGPPATDEDGAAAVPDEPATAPGAGEDAGVAEVAEADADAESTADETPAPAEAGTDETPAPSEAEAELAAQRELRERIEKRKAGKEGPIDAGAKLSGTAADLLAAVRAVESGAKPATAFFDSPAPAPARRAAPVPQPVRDRAPEPAPAPRAGSPEAVTAAASVLSAGGAPAALAEPAAALLGDRAAEVLREDPWQLLALPGVGPEQADGFARKVLGAGCGPDDERRTAALTGWLLERAALQGHTALDADQVRTALAGRGVSDADAAVQHAIAEGVVLVFQDGPEGEEPAEETGGTAGDEASGEPAEPVRVLLGLDRYALAEESLADGLARLVNACEKDADWSRAASSAPSPSAAELIRAAGAHGLVAHTGGEAARAEAAALIAAARGLSLRALGAAHSVDGRQRLAARTGAPDAAVTLSGLLSGAEGPGRDEEGALAVDLLVVLDAPQLDVETGAMLVESLADGARLVLSGDPGVLGSAGAGQVFADVLAARACPRIVSRTPDAGPIGELVSGIGVGELHQVEAPGKEVVIVPVRDAGEAVHRTVQLVADSVPRAIGVPSGDTQVITVGHGGSAGTRALNEALKQRLNPGPGRFGGFDPGDRVAHVPAPGRTVPGVVVSADADGLHLDCAGTPVVVPQERVAASVRHAWALSAHQAAGMRWPAVVVVLPGDAARGLSRAWVYTAFGRGERHLSVVHGVDQALPRAVAEAPAQERTTRLRTLLEGSPQER; encoded by the coding sequence GTGACTGCGCTTCCCCGGGGGGAATCCCCTGGCCCCCCGGCCACCGACGAGGACGGTGCCGCCGCCGTCCCGGACGAGCCCGCCACCGCTCCCGGGGCGGGCGAGGACGCCGGCGTGGCAGAGGTCGCGGAGGCGGACGCGGACGCGGAGAGTACGGCGGACGAGACTCCCGCGCCCGCCGAGGCCGGCACGGACGAGACTCCCGCGCCCTCCGAGGCCGAGGCCGAGCTCGCCGCCCAGCGCGAGCTGCGCGAGCGGATCGAGAAGCGCAAGGCCGGGAAGGAGGGCCCGATCGACGCCGGCGCGAAGCTGAGCGGCACGGCGGCCGATCTGCTGGCGGCCGTCCGGGCGGTGGAGAGCGGCGCGAAGCCCGCCACCGCCTTCTTCGACTCCCCCGCCCCTGCCCCCGCCCGCCGCGCCGCCCCCGTCCCGCAGCCGGTACGGGACCGGGCGCCCGAGCCCGCCCCCGCGCCCCGGGCCGGCTCGCCCGAGGCCGTCACGGCGGCGGCCTCCGTGCTGTCCGCGGGCGGCGCCCCCGCCGCCCTGGCGGAGCCCGCGGCGGCCCTGCTCGGGGACCGGGCCGCCGAGGTCCTGCGCGAGGACCCCTGGCAGCTGCTCGCACTGCCCGGCGTCGGGCCCGAGCAGGCCGACGGCTTCGCCCGGAAGGTGCTCGGCGCGGGCTGCGGCCCCGACGACGAACGGCGCACGGCCGCCCTGACCGGCTGGCTGCTGGAGCGCGCCGCTCTCCAGGGCCACACCGCGCTGGACGCGGACCAGGTCCGCACGGCCCTGGCAGGCCGAGGCGTGAGCGACGCCGACGCCGCCGTTCAGCACGCGATCGCGGAGGGCGTGGTGCTGGTCTTCCAGGACGGCCCCGAGGGCGAGGAGCCCGCCGAGGAGACCGGTGGGACGGCCGGCGACGAGGCGTCCGGCGAGCCGGCCGAGCCGGTGCGGGTGCTCCTGGGGCTCGACCGGTACGCACTGGCCGAGGAGAGCCTCGCCGACGGACTGGCCCGGCTGGTCAACGCCTGCGAGAAGGACGCGGACTGGTCGCGGGCGGCCTCCTCCGCGCCCTCCCCCTCGGCCGCCGAGCTGATCCGCGCGGCCGGTGCGCACGGCCTCGTCGCGCACACGGGCGGCGAGGCGGCGCGGGCCGAGGCCGCCGCGCTGATCGCCGCCGCACGCGGCCTCAGCCTGCGGGCCCTGGGCGCCGCGCACAGCGTGGACGGCAGGCAGCGGCTGGCGGCGCGGACCGGCGCCCCGGACGCGGCGGTCACGCTCTCCGGGCTGCTGTCGGGCGCCGAGGGACCCGGCCGGGACGAGGAGGGGGCGCTCGCCGTCGACCTGCTCGTCGTGCTGGACGCGCCCCAGCTGGACGTCGAGACCGGCGCGATGCTGGTGGAGTCCCTGGCCGACGGCGCCCGGCTGGTGCTCAGCGGCGACCCCGGGGTGCTCGGCTCGGCCGGTGCGGGACAGGTCTTCGCCGATGTGCTGGCCGCCCGCGCCTGTCCCCGGATCGTCTCCCGCACCCCGGACGCCGGACCGATCGGCGAGCTGGTCTCGGGCATCGGCGTCGGCGAGCTGCATCAGGTGGAGGCCCCGGGCAAGGAGGTCGTCATCGTCCCGGTGCGGGACGCGGGCGAGGCGGTGCACCGCACGGTGCAGCTGGTCGCGGACTCGGTGCCGCGCGCCATCGGGGTGCCGTCGGGCGACACCCAGGTCATCACGGTCGGCCACGGCGGCTCGGCGGGCACCCGGGCGTTGAACGAGGCGCTCAAGCAGCGTCTCAACCCCGGCCCCGGGCGGTTCGGCGGCTTCGACCCGGGCGACCGGGTCGCCCACGTCCCGGCCCCGGGGCGGACCGTGCCCGGCGTGGTCGTCTCGGCGGACGCCGACGGCCTGCACCTGGACTGCGCGGGGACCCCGGTCGTCGTACCGCAGGAGCGGGTGGCGGCCTCGGTGCGCCACGCGTGGGCGCTCAGCGCCCATCAGGCGGCCGGGATGCGGTGGCCCGCTGTGGTCGTCGTACTGCCGGGGGACGCGGCGCGCGGGCTGAGCCGGGCGTGGGTCTACACCGCGTTCGGCCGGGGCGAGCGGCATCTGTCCGTGGTCCACGGCGTCGACCAGGCCCTGCCGCGGGCGGTGGCCGAGGCCCCCGCCCAGGAGCGCACCACACGGCTGCGCACGCTGCTGGAGGGCTCACCGCAGGAGCGGTGA
- a CDS encoding DUF5703 family protein, with the protein MPEYEFVDVYVPRGVSRKDTARLLTDHAEYGHWELDRLTLRRDGSRRVRLRRRIIRQLRATW; encoded by the coding sequence ATGCCGGAATACGAATTTGTCGACGTGTACGTGCCGCGCGGGGTGTCCCGGAAGGACACGGCCCGCCTGTTGACCGACCATGCCGAGTACGGGCACTGGGAGCTGGACCGTCTGACGCTGCGCCGGGACGGCAGCCGCCGCGTGCGGCTGCGCCGCCGGATCATCCGCCAGCTGCGGGCCACCTGGTGA
- a CDS encoding chaplin, with translation MRQVTRKGLITMAAAGGVLALSGGYAHADAGAAGAASNSPGVLSGNSVQIPVNVPVNVCGNTVDVVGLLNPTAGNACANGSGGASAGSHGSTAGTSGSHAGDGHASNEHGQAGAGKHRGTRGDDGGGATAQGYTQGSPGLLSGNLVQAPIDIPVNACGNSIDVIGLLNPAMGNTCENESTPPVDVPEPPVRHVTPPAPPTVPNAPEPQTVPEDTPQLAHTGAGGLDLLIPASAGLLLAGAGTVLYRRAKAAA, from the coding sequence ATGCGACAGGTCACGCGTAAAGGCCTGATCACCATGGCGGCCGCGGGCGGCGTTCTCGCCCTCAGCGGTGGCTACGCGCACGCCGACGCGGGAGCGGCCGGCGCCGCGTCGAATTCCCCGGGGGTGCTTTCAGGGAATTCGGTACAGATTCCGGTCAACGTGCCGGTCAACGTGTGCGGCAACACGGTCGACGTCGTCGGCCTGCTCAACCCGACCGCGGGCAACGCCTGCGCCAACGGTTCGGGCGGCGCGTCCGCCGGCTCCCACGGCTCCACCGCGGGCACGTCCGGCAGCCACGCCGGCGACGGCCACGCCTCGAACGAGCACGGCCAGGCGGGCGCCGGGAAGCACCGGGGCACCCGCGGCGACGACGGGGGCGGAGCCACCGCCCAGGGGTACACGCAGGGATCACCCGGTCTGCTCTCGGGCAACCTGGTCCAGGCGCCCATCGACATTCCCGTGAACGCCTGCGGCAACAGCATCGATGTCATCGGCCTGCTGAACCCCGCCATGGGCAACACGTGCGAGAACGAGAGCACGCCGCCGGTCGACGTTCCGGAGCCGCCGGTCCGCCATGTGACTCCGCCGGCGCCGCCCACCGTCCCCAATGCGCCCGAGCCGCAGACCGTGCCCGAGGACACCCCGCAGCTCGCCCACACCGGAGCGGGCGGGCTCGACCTGCTCATCCCGGCCAGTGCCGGCCTGCTCCTCGCGGGCGCGGGCACGGTGCTCTACCGCCGCGCCAAGGCCGCCGCCTGA
- the chpH gene encoding chaplin ChpH encodes MIKKIVAAAAVTGGLVLAGAGMAVADSGAQGAAIGSPGVLSGNVVQVPVHVPVNVCGNTIDVIGLLNPAFGNVCVNN; translated from the coding sequence ATGATCAAGAAGATCGTCGCCGCTGCGGCTGTCACCGGTGGTCTGGTGCTCGCGGGTGCCGGCATGGCCGTCGCCGACTCGGGCGCCCAGGGTGCCGCCATCGGCAGCCCCGGCGTGCTCTCGGGCAACGTCGTCCAGGTTCCCGTCCACGTCCCCGTGAACGTGTGCGGCAACACGATCGACGTCATCGGTCTGCTGAACCCCGCCTTCGGCAACGTCTGCGTCAACAACTGA
- a CDS encoding M20/M25/M40 family metallo-hydrolase, whose amino-acid sequence MSETNAARTGSGETAENEVVDLCRDLIRIDTSNYGDHSGPGERAAAEYVAEKLAEVGLEPKIFESHKGRASTVARIEGEDPSRPALLIHGHTDVVPANADDWTHHPFSGEIADDCVWGRGAVDMKDMDAMTLAVVRERMRSGRKPPRDIVLAFLADEEAGGTYGARYLVDKHPDLFDGVSEAIGEVGGFSFTVNENLRLYLVETAQKGMHWMRLTVDGTAGHGSMTNDDNAITELCEAVGRLGRHTWPVRVTKTVRSFLDELSDALGTPLDPEDMEATLAKLGGIAKMVGATLRNSAAPTMLGAGYKVNVIPGQATAHVDGRFLPGYEEEFLADLDRILGPRVRREDVHGDKALETDFDGSLVDAMQTALKAEDPIARAVPYMLSGGTDAKSFDDLGIRCFGFAPLKLPPELDFAGMFHGVDERVPVEGLKFGARVLDRFIDES is encoded by the coding sequence GTGAGCGAGACCAATGCGGCCCGGACCGGTTCGGGTGAGACCGCCGAGAACGAGGTGGTGGATCTCTGTCGTGACCTGATCCGGATCGACACCAGCAACTACGGGGACCACTCCGGGCCGGGGGAGCGGGCGGCCGCCGAGTACGTGGCGGAGAAGCTCGCGGAGGTCGGGCTCGAACCGAAGATCTTCGAGTCCCACAAGGGCCGGGCCTCCACCGTGGCGCGGATCGAGGGCGAGGACCCGTCCCGGCCGGCGCTGCTGATCCACGGCCACACCGACGTCGTCCCGGCGAACGCCGACGACTGGACGCACCACCCCTTCTCCGGCGAGATCGCGGACGACTGCGTGTGGGGCCGGGGCGCGGTCGACATGAAGGACATGGACGCGATGACCCTGGCGGTCGTGCGCGAGCGCATGCGCAGCGGCCGCAAGCCCCCGCGCGACATCGTGCTGGCCTTCCTCGCGGACGAGGAGGCGGGCGGCACGTACGGGGCCCGGTACCTCGTGGACAAGCACCCGGACCTGTTCGACGGAGTCAGCGAGGCCATCGGCGAGGTCGGCGGCTTCTCGTTCACGGTCAACGAGAACCTGCGGCTCTACCTCGTGGAGACGGCCCAGAAGGGCATGCACTGGATGCGCCTGACCGTGGACGGCACGGCGGGCCACGGCTCCATGACCAACGACGACAACGCGATCACCGAGCTGTGCGAGGCGGTCGGACGGCTCGGCCGGCACACCTGGCCGGTGCGGGTGACCAAGACGGTGCGCTCCTTCCTGGACGAGCTGTCGGACGCGCTCGGCACCCCGCTGGACCCGGAGGACATGGAGGCCACGCTCGCCAAGCTGGGCGGCATCGCCAAGATGGTCGGCGCCACCCTGCGCAACTCCGCGGCCCCCACCATGCTGGGCGCCGGCTACAAGGTGAACGTCATCCCCGGACAGGCCACCGCCCACGTCGACGGCCGCTTCCTGCCGGGGTACGAGGAGGAGTTCCTGGCCGACCTCGACCGCATCCTCGGCCCGCGGGTCCGGCGCGAGGACGTGCACGGGGACAAGGCGCTGGAGACGGACTTCGACGGCTCGCTGGTGGACGCCATGCAGACGGCGCTCAAGGCGGAGGACCCGATCGCCCGCGCGGTCCCGTACATGCTCTCCGGCGGTACGGACGCCAAGTCGTTCGACGATCTGGGCATCCGCTGCTTCGGATTCGCCCCGCTGAAGCTGCCGCCGGAGCTGGACTTCGCGGGCATGTTCCACGGCGTGGACGAGCGGGTTCCGGTCGAGGGCCTGAAATTCGGCGCGCGTGTCCTGGACCGTTTCATCGACGAGAGCTGA